Proteins encoded in a region of the Synergistota bacterium genome:
- a CDS encoding bifunctional enoyl-CoA hydratase/phosphate acetyltransferase codes for MEDLSELLNMARDVGKRRIAIVAAEDEDVVESAYLSVREGIASVVLLGNQDKIWSISKERNFNLEGMEILGTSDSISAAQMAVKMVRSGEVDLLMKGLIKTADLLKVVLDKEIGLRTGKLLSHIFLVEVPRKRRWYALTDAAIVVSPGIPEKVQIIENAIDLMHYLGIKEPKVALLAAIETVNPAMPTTVEAAAITLMGLRGQIKGAIIDGPLALDVAIDERCAKIKGVRSPVAGNADVLIVPNVEAGNMMGKALIQAGGGRAAGVVMGALKPIVMTSRAQNVESRLLSIALGVFLVGRMN; via the coding sequence GCTTAACATGGCGAGAGATGTCGGTAAGAGAAGGATAGCTATAGTTGCTGCGGAGGATGAGGATGTCGTTGAATCGGCATATCTTTCGGTAAGAGAGGGGATCGCTAGCGTTGTACTGTTAGGTAATCAAGATAAAATTTGGAGTATATCGAAGGAAAGGAATTTTAACCTAGAAGGAATGGAGATCTTGGGAACAAGTGACTCTATTTCTGCGGCTCAGATGGCAGTTAAGATGGTTAGAAGTGGCGAGGTAGACCTTTTAATGAAGGGGCTCATTAAGACTGCGGATCTTCTTAAGGTGGTCTTGGATAAGGAGATCGGCCTTAGGACTGGAAAGCTTTTGAGTCATATTTTTTTGGTTGAAGTTCCTCGAAAAAGAAGATGGTATGCTTTGACCGATGCCGCTATAGTAGTTTCTCCTGGGATTCCTGAGAAGGTACAGATAATAGAGAATGCTATAGATCTAATGCATTACTTGGGAATTAAAGAGCCAAAGGTAGCTCTCCTTGCAGCGATTGAGACCGTTAATCCTGCTATGCCGACCACTGTGGAGGCGGCTGCCATAACCTTGATGGGCTTAAGGGGTCAGATAAAAGGGGCTATTATCGATGGACCATTGGCTCTTGATGTTGCTATAGATGAAAGATGTGCTAAGATAAAGGGAGTTAGAAGCCCTGTAGCTGGTAACGCTGATGTGCTTATTGTTCCAAACGTGGAGGCAGGCAATATGATGGGTAAGGCTCTGATTCAAGCTGGAGGAGGAAGGGCTGCAGGTGTGGTTATGGGTGCTTTAAAGCCTATAGTTATGACTTCGAGGGCTCAGAATGTGGAAAGCAGGCTTCTTTCTATAGCTTTAGGGGTATTTTTAGTAGGGAGGATGAACTGA